Proteins from a genomic interval of Neodiprion lecontei isolate iyNeoLeco1 chromosome 2, iyNeoLeco1.1, whole genome shotgun sequence:
- the LOC107221711 gene encoding nuclear inhibitor of protein phosphatase 1 isoform X1 produces MANHYEVPSWAGKPPVGLHLDVLKDDKLIQKLMVDEKKCYLFGRNQQMNDFCIDHASCSRVHAALVYHKHLNRAFLVDLGSTHGTYIGNMRLDPNKPTQLPIDSTFHFGASTRYYIIRERPQSGARPIIEELEKSSEDNDAGGLLGLPETETELDNLTEFNTAHNRRISMLGITDDDVHKATRKRKKKGITFNDDEEVINPEDVDPSVGRFRNLVQTTVVPSKRMRMEGGLISLSEENHHNMMKHLQPSSVMPQLYHDLPPEQFSNAHSSMSSNPFSTALTSLTSRLGIALPNPAPEVEMAPHQMQTEVPHIPDISGSSEPHSLEPKKKKYAKEAWPGKKPMPTLLV; encoded by the exons ATGGCGAATCATTACGAAGTACCTAGCTG GGCTGGCAAACCTCCGGTTGGTTTGCATTTGGATGTATTAAAGGATGATAAATTAATCCAG AAATTGATGGTGGATGAAAAGAAGTGCTATTTATTCGGCCGCAACCAGCAAATGAACGACTTCTGCATTGATCACGCCTCGTGTTCCCGAGTTCATGCAGCATTAGTTTACCACAAGCATTTGAACAGAGCGTTTCTAGTAGATCTTGGTAGCA CACATGGGACTTACATTGGAAATATGCGGCTAGATCCCAACAAACCGACTCAGTTACCAATCGACAGTACTTTTCATTTTGGCGCATCCACAAGATACTACATTATTCGAGAGAGACCGCAATCTGGGGCAAGACCGATAATTGAAGAACTAGAAAAATCTTCCGAAGATAATGACGCCGGTGGCTTACTTGGGCTTCCGGAGACTGAAACTGAGCTTGAT AATTTGACGGAATTTAATACAGCCCATAACAGACGCATCTCGATGTTGGGAATAACGGATGATGACGTTCATAAAgcgacgagaaagagaaaaaagaagggcATCACATTCAACGACGACGAGGAAGTTATTAATCCTGAAGATGTCGATCCATCTGTTGGTAGATTTCGGAATCTTGTACAAACGACTGTTGTTCCCAGTAAA cGAATGCGCATGGAGGGTGGCCTTATATCGTTATCGGAGGAAAATCATCACAATATGATGAAACATCTTCAGCCAAGTTCTGTTATGCCACAACTCTACCATGATTTACCTCCAGAACAGTTCTCTAACGCACATTCGTCGATGTCTAGTAACCCGTTTTCTACAGCACTGACATCACTGACTTCTCGCCTTGGTATAGCTTTACCAAACCCGGCTCCCGAGGTAGAAATGGCGCCGCACCAAATGCAAACAGAGGTGCCCCACATTCCAGATATATCAGGATCTTCGGAGCCACATTCATTAGAgcctaagaaaaaaaagtacgcaAAGGAAGCTTGGCCCGGGAAAAAACCGATGCCTACTCTTTTGGTATAA
- the LOC107221711 gene encoding nuclear inhibitor of protein phosphatase 1 isoform X2, which produces MVDEKKCYLFGRNQQMNDFCIDHASCSRVHAALVYHKHLNRAFLVDLGSTHGTYIGNMRLDPNKPTQLPIDSTFHFGASTRYYIIRERPQSGARPIIEELEKSSEDNDAGGLLGLPETETELDNLTEFNTAHNRRISMLGITDDDVHKATRKRKKKGITFNDDEEVINPEDVDPSVGRFRNLVQTTVVPSKRMRMEGGLISLSEENHHNMMKHLQPSSVMPQLYHDLPPEQFSNAHSSMSSNPFSTALTSLTSRLGIALPNPAPEVEMAPHQMQTEVPHIPDISGSSEPHSLEPKKKKYAKEAWPGKKPMPTLLV; this is translated from the exons ATGGTGGATGAAAAGAAGTGCTATTTATTCGGCCGCAACCAGCAAATGAACGACTTCTGCATTGATCACGCCTCGTGTTCCCGAGTTCATGCAGCATTAGTTTACCACAAGCATTTGAACAGAGCGTTTCTAGTAGATCTTGGTAGCA CACATGGGACTTACATTGGAAATATGCGGCTAGATCCCAACAAACCGACTCAGTTACCAATCGACAGTACTTTTCATTTTGGCGCATCCACAAGATACTACATTATTCGAGAGAGACCGCAATCTGGGGCAAGACCGATAATTGAAGAACTAGAAAAATCTTCCGAAGATAATGACGCCGGTGGCTTACTTGGGCTTCCGGAGACTGAAACTGAGCTTGAT AATTTGACGGAATTTAATACAGCCCATAACAGACGCATCTCGATGTTGGGAATAACGGATGATGACGTTCATAAAgcgacgagaaagagaaaaaagaagggcATCACATTCAACGACGACGAGGAAGTTATTAATCCTGAAGATGTCGATCCATCTGTTGGTAGATTTCGGAATCTTGTACAAACGACTGTTGTTCCCAGTAAA cGAATGCGCATGGAGGGTGGCCTTATATCGTTATCGGAGGAAAATCATCACAATATGATGAAACATCTTCAGCCAAGTTCTGTTATGCCACAACTCTACCATGATTTACCTCCAGAACAGTTCTCTAACGCACATTCGTCGATGTCTAGTAACCCGTTTTCTACAGCACTGACATCACTGACTTCTCGCCTTGGTATAGCTTTACCAAACCCGGCTCCCGAGGTAGAAATGGCGCCGCACCAAATGCAAACAGAGGTGCCCCACATTCCAGATATATCAGGATCTTCGGAGCCACATTCATTAGAgcctaagaaaaaaaagtacgcaAAGGAAGCTTGGCCCGGGAAAAAACCGATGCCTACTCTTTTGGTATAA